GAGCGCTCCTAATTACCATTTTTTGAAGTGATTTGGCATTGCAAAAGTAACGATTGTTATCGGCAAACAAAATATTAATAATGCAATTAAGTCTTCAACAAAACTATTTAGGTTTAATTAAGATGCACGATTTTATATATTTGTTGAATATCTAAAAAGTTGCTTACAATGAGTAGTATTTTATATCCTTTGAAATTCAAGCCTATCCTTAAGGATAGGATATGGGGAGGGGATAAGCTTCAAACCCGGCTTAACAAGGACCTGAAAGGGAAAGATAATATAGGTGAGAGCTGGGAACTGTCTGGTGTAGAAGGCAGTATATCCGTTGTGAGCAACGGTTTTCTTCAAGGTAATGATCTCAATGAACTTATAGAAGTATATATGGGGGATCTTGTAGGGGAAAGAGTCTTCAAAAAATATGGTGAGGAATTTCCCCTGCTTATAAAATTTATAGATGCAAATGATGACCTGTCAATACAGGTTCATCCCAATGATGAACTGGCAGCTGAGAGACATAATTCCTTTGGAAAGTCGGAAATGTGGTATATAATGCATGCTGAGCCGGGAGCGGAATTGATTAGTGGCTTTAAGCATGAGACAGAACCGGAACAGTATACAAAGGCTGTGGAGAATAATAGTGTGCTCTCACTCCTTGCCTCGTATCAGGTAAACAAAGGTGATG
The genomic region above belongs to Xiashengella succiniciproducens and contains:
- a CDS encoding type I phosphomannose isomerase catalytic subunit — its product is MSSILYPLKFKPILKDRIWGGDKLQTRLNKDLKGKDNIGESWELSGVEGSISVVSNGFLQGNDLNELIEVYMGDLVGERVFKKYGEEFPLLIKFIDANDDLSIQVHPNDELAAERHNSFGKSEMWYIMHAEPGAELISGFKHETEPEQYTKAVENNSVLSLLASYQVNKGDVFYIPAGRVHAIGKGIMLAEIQQTSDLTYRIYDYDRTDAKGNKRDLHIEEALDAINFKDTHGHRLDYTTEENGASELCTTPFFSTYLLSFDKPIGRDYYHLDSFVILVCVEGEAEISFNKGQGVETIKTGETVLIPAELNRIDLFTTTGAKILEVHIPEEK